A genomic stretch from Panthera uncia isolate 11264 chromosome E3, Puncia_PCG_1.0, whole genome shotgun sequence includes:
- the SEZ6L2 gene encoding seizure 6-like protein 2 isoform X4, whose product MGTPRVQHPPPPQLLFLILLSCPWIQGLPLKEEEVLPEPGSEAPTVASEALAELLHGALLRRGPEMGYLPGSDPDPTLATPPAGQTLAAPSLPRATEPGTGPLTTAVTSKGGRGAGPTAPELLTPPPGTTAPPLPGPASPGPPLGPEGGEEETTTTIITTTTVTTTVTSPVLCNNNISEGEGHVESPDLGSAASRTVGLLDCTYSIHVYPGYGIEIQVQTLNLSREEELLVLAGGGSPGLAPRLLANSSMLGEGQVLRSPTNRLLLHFQSPRVPRGGGFRIHYQAYLLSCGFPPRPTHGDVSVTDLHPGGTATFHCDSGYQLQGEETLICLNGTRPAWSGEPPSCMASCGGTIHNATLGRIVSPEPGGAAGPNLTCRWVIEAAEGRRLHLHFERVSLDEDNDRLMVRSGGSPLSPVIYDSDMDDVPERGLISDAQSLYVELLSETPANPLLLSLRFEAMCGGELSEAAGVVLSPDWPQSYSPGQDCVWGLHVQEEKRILLQVEILNVREGDMLTLFDGDGPSARVLAQLRGPQPRRRLLSSGPDLTLQFQAPPGPPNPGLGQGFVLHFKEVPRNDTCPELPPPEWGWRTASHGDLIRGTVLTYQCEPGYELLGSDILTCQWDLSWSAAPPACQKIMTCADPGEITNGHRTTSDAGFPVGSHVQYRCLPGYGLEGAAVLTCYSRDTGTPKWSDRVPKCALKYEPCLNPGVPENGYQTLYKHHYQAGESLRFFCYEGFELIGEVTITCVPGHPSQWTSQPPLCKVAYEELLDNRKLEVTQTTDPSRQLEGGNLALAILLPLGLVIVLGSGVYIYYTKLQGKSLFGFSGSHSYSPITVESDFSNPLYEAGDTREYEVSI is encoded by the exons ATGGGGACTCCCAGGGTCCAGCACCCGCCGCCTCCCCAGCTGCTGTTCTTAATTCTGCTGAGCTGTCCCTGGATTCAGG GTCTGCCCCTGAAGGAAGAAGAGGTACTGCCAGAGCCCGGAAGTGAGGCCCCCACAGTAGCCTCCGAGGCTTTGGCCGAGCTGCTCCATGGGGCCCTGCTGAGGAGGGGTCCAGAGATGGGCTACCTGCCGG GATCTGATCCAGACCCCACACTAGCCACCCCTCCAGCCGGCCAGACTCTTGCAGCGCCCTCCCTGCCACGGGCCACTGAGCCAGGGACAGGGCCTCTGACAACAGCCGTAACCTCTaaagggggcaggggggcaggccCCACCGCACCAGAGCTGCTGACCCCGCCCCCAGGAACTACGGCCCCGCCCCTTCCTGGCCCCGCCTCCCCAGGCCCACCCCTCGGGCccgagggaggagaggaggagaccacgaccaccatcatcaccacgaCAACTGTTACCACCACGGTGACCAGCCCAG TTCTGTGTAATAACAACATCTCTGAGGGCGAAGGGCACGTGGAGTCTCCAGATTTGGGGAGCGCAGCCAGCCGCACCGTGGGGCTCCTGGACTGCACATACAGCATCCATGTCTACCCTGGCTACGGCATTGAGATCCAG GTGCAGACGCTGAACCTGTCTCGGGAGGAGGAACTCCTGGTGCTGGCTGGTGGGGggtccccaggcctggccccccGACTCCTGGCCAACTCCTCCATGCTGGGAGAAGGACAGGTCCTTAGGAGTCCAACCAACCGACTGCTCCTGCACTTCCAGAGTCCACGGGTCCCAAGGGGCGGTGGCTTCAGGATCCACTATCAGG CCTATCTCCTGAGCTGTGGCTTCCCTCCCCGGCCGACCCATGGGGATGTGAGCGTGACAGACCTGCACCCTGGGGGTACTGCCACCTTCCACTGTGATTCGGGCTACCAGCTGCAGGGTGAGGAGACCCTTATCTGCCTCAATGGCACCCGGCCAGCGTGGAGTGGTGAACCCCCCAGCTGTATGG catCCTGTGGTGGCACCATCCACAATGCTACACTGGGCCGCATCGTGTCCCCTGAGCCTGGGGGAGCGGCAGGGCCCAACCTCACCTGCCGTTGGGTCATTGAAGCAGCTGAGGGACGCCGGCTTCACCTGCACTTCGAGAGGGTCTCACTGGATGAGGACAATGACCG GCTAATGGTGCGCTCAGGGGGTAGTCCCCTCTCCCCAGTCATCTATGACTCAGACATGGATGATGTCCCAGAGCGGGGTCTCATCAGTGATGCCCAGTCCCTGTATGTGGAGCTGCTCTCAGAGACACCTGCCAATCCCCTGCTGCTAAGCCTCCGATTTGAAG CCATGTGTGGAGGGGAGCTGTCAGAGGCAGCTGGTGTGGTCCTCTCTCCTGACTGGCCCCAGAGCTATAGCCCCGGCCAGGACTGCGTGTGGGGCCTACATGTCCAAGAGGAGAAGCGCATCTTGCTCCAAGTGGAGAT CCTGAATGTGCGCGAAGGGGACATGCTGACACTGTTCGACGGGGACGGTCCCAGCGCCCGAGTCCTGGCCCAGCTGCGGGGACCCCAACCGCGCCGCCGCCTCCTCTCCTCTGGGCCCGACCTCACGCTGCAGTTCCAGGCACCGCCAGGGCCCCCAAACCCGGGCCTGGGGCAGGGTTTCGTGTTGCACTTCAAAG AGGTCCCGAGGAACGACACGTGCCCCGAGCTGCCACCCCCGGAGTGGGGCTGGAGGACGGCCTCCCACGGGGACCTGATCCGGGGCACCGTGCTTACTTACCAGTGCGAGCCTGGCTACGAGCTCCTCGGCTCCGACATTCTCACCTGCCAGTGGGACCTGTCCTGGAGCGCAGCGCCGCCCGCCTGCCAAAAGA TCATGACCTGTGCCGACCCTGGTGAGATCACCAATGGGCACCGTACCACCTCGGACGCTGGCTTCCCTGTTGGCTCCCACGTCCAGTACCGCTGTCTGCCCGGGTACGGCCTGGAGGGGGCGGCCGTACTCACCTGCTACAGCCGGGACACAGGCACACCCAAGTGGAGCGACCGGGTCCCCAAGTGTGCCT TGAAGTATGAGCCGTGCCTGAACCCAGGGGTGCCAGAGAATGGCTATCAGACGTTGTATAAACATCACTACCAGGCGGGCGAGTCTCTGCGCTTCTTCTGCTACGAGGGCTTTGAGCTCATCGGCGAGGTCACCATCACCTGTGTGCCCGGCCACCCCTCCCAGTGGACCAGCCAGCCCCCACTCTGCAAAG tGGCCTATGAGGAGCTCCTGGACAACCGAAAACTGGAAG tgaCCCAGACCACAGATCCGTCGCGTCAGCTGGAGGGCGGGAACCTGGCTTTGGCTATCCTGCTGCCCCTGGGTTTGGTCATTGTCCTCGGCAGCGGCGTCTACATATACTACACCAA GCTACAGGGAAAATCCCTCTTCGGCTTCTCGGGCTCCCATTCCTACAGCCCCATCACTGTGGAGTCAGACTTCAGCAATCCACTGTACGAAGCTGGG GATACACGGGAGTATGAAGTTTCCATCTGA